In one Bacteroidota bacterium genomic region, the following are encoded:
- a CDS encoding deoxynucleoside kinase: MCRQYFLPQFYEQPDRFAFPLEMSFLAERYRQIKKHQEEAQKNKLVLISDYLFEKSLLFAKVTLKGAELELFKTFYELINPTLHKPDLILYLHKKTETLLSNIKKRGRSFEKEIPADYLDKISASYLSHLQSIKNQKVIILESDEIDFVNNPSHLRIILDLLLVDHPLKVQNISI; encoded by the coding sequence ATTTGCAGACAATACTTTTTACCTCAATTTTACGAGCAACCCGATCGATTTGCATTTCCACTTGAAATGTCATTTCTGGCTGAAAGATACCGCCAAATAAAAAAACACCAGGAAGAGGCTCAAAAAAACAAATTGGTATTGATCAGTGATTATCTTTTTGAAAAAAGTTTGCTTTTTGCGAAAGTAACCCTGAAAGGTGCCGAACTGGAACTATTTAAAACTTTCTATGAATTGATCAACCCTACATTGCATAAACCTGATTTAATCCTCTATCTTCATAAAAAAACAGAAACGCTGCTCAGTAACATCAAAAAAAGAGGGCGGTCATTTGAGAAGGAAATACCGGCTGATTATCTTGACAAAATCAGCGCATCCTATCTAAGTCATCTTCAATCAATTAAAAACCAAAAAGTTATAATACTTGAATCTGATGAAATTGATTTTGTCAACAATCCTTCCCATTTAAGAATTATTCTTGATTTACTTTTGGTTGACCATCCTTTAAAAGTGCAGAATATCAGTATCTAA
- a CDS encoding deoxynucleoside kinase — MKQLYPYSYIVIEGNIGAGKTSLAKILANKYNTDLVLEQFADNTFYLNFTSNPIDLHFHLKCHFWLKDTAK; from the coding sequence ATGAAACAACTCTACCCCTATTCTTACATCGTTATTGAAGGTAACATCGGAGCGGGCAAAACATCATTGGCAAAGATTCTTGCTAATAAATACAATACGGACCTGGTGCTTGAACAATTTGCAGACAATACTTTTTACCTCAATTTTACGAGCAACCCGATCGATTTGCATTTCCACTTGAAATGTCATTTCTGGCTGAAAGATACCGCCAAATAA
- the folK gene encoding 2-amino-4-hydroxy-6-hydroxymethyldihydropteridine diphosphokinase: MNHLAIILLGSNLGDRLNNLTEAEACIKTFASSIELISKTYRSTAWGKTDQPDFLNKVISIKTNLIPTELLNKLLEAEQKLKRERLEKWGPRTIDLDLLFFDDLVYADDNLLIPHPGIASRRFTLIPLCELYHDFLHPIYGVTLQQLLDNCTDQGKVEIFETENR; the protein is encoded by the coding sequence ATGAATCATTTAGCCATAATTCTTTTAGGAAGCAATTTGGGGGACCGGTTAAATAATTTGACGGAAGCGGAGGCTTGTATAAAAACTTTCGCCTCAAGCATTGAGTTAATCTCAAAAACCTACCGTAGTACTGCCTGGGGAAAAACAGATCAGCCGGATTTTTTGAATAAAGTAATCAGTATTAAAACCAACTTAATTCCTACTGAATTGCTAAATAAATTATTAGAAGCTGAGCAAAAATTAAAAAGAGAGCGTTTAGAAAAGTGGGGGCCTCGAACTATAGATCTGGATTTGCTGTTCTTTGATGATTTGGTATATGCCGATGACAATTTACTTATACCTCATCCCGGAATAGCATCAAGGCGATTTACATTAATTCCACTTTGTGAGTTGTATCATGACTTTCTTCATCCCATCTATGGAGTAACTTTACAACAACTTCTAGATAACTGTACGGACCAAGGAAAAGTTGAAATTTTTGAAACAGAAAACCGATGA
- a CDS encoding OmpA family protein — translation MIDSRLKWDINIITVGVSLENDYLFIPRKKLNFFGINNLVNQIEKEGYLDDFDRTDNNLYFFYSYYGPSLMFPVTRKHSFALTSQLRAAISCNGLSPEGAKYAFEEFGFDPLHFINTNSLYDISGVEFNTMAWAEYGLSYATLLHETDENAIKGGITLKLLQGIGGGYVENVRGDFNVLNDDDMLFRPLSLNYGRTNYNTFDNPSGLDDFMNGYGFAWDLGFTYEWRRDPSLYKMEMDGEKLVDMEQNKYDVKLGISVLDIGSILYNRNANTFNLTADSAFYPNWDTDEFADNWDFDYSMSEIFYGDKLASLRSNHFRMKLPGALSIQADFRLNDKFFINTTVIQSLRNKDKGVDRPSVYSITPRFETRWMEVAFPISFIDYEAKTLRTGLALYLGAFWIGSDKLGSLLGFSDVYGADIYASFKYSIPWSNPLDRDKDKVSDRKDKCIDVPGLFKFSGCPDRDGDDIEDSRDTCPDIPGLPEFNGCPDRDHDKIQDRLDACPDDSGAVEFNGCPDRDNDKIIDLRDSCPDLPGIEEFSGCPDRDGDKIIDPKDDCPDQPGLLFYKGCPDTDGDSIPDPIDRCPLVPGIRSLNGCPEEVKAAKMESVAPEPATLTAEEQEIINTVFKNLQFETGKAIIKPVSFTSMDALAQLMKTKTGFKLIIEGHTDNVGAAAYNLSLSKKRAKAAKDYLAGKGVEESRITTNGYGLTKPISTNKTPEGRAQNRRVVFTIVQ, via the coding sequence ATGATTGATTCCAGGTTAAAATGGGATATAAATATAATCACTGTGGGTGTAAGTCTTGAAAATGATTATTTATTTATTCCACGAAAGAAGTTGAATTTTTTTGGCATAAATAATCTAGTGAATCAAATAGAGAAAGAAGGTTATTTGGATGATTTCGACCGCACAGATAATAATCTCTATTTTTTCTACAGCTATTATGGGCCCTCTCTTATGTTCCCGGTAACGAGGAAGCATTCTTTTGCTTTGACTAGTCAATTGAGAGCAGCAATTAGTTGCAATGGTCTATCGCCTGAAGGGGCAAAATATGCTTTTGAAGAATTTGGTTTTGATCCTTTGCATTTTATCAATACCAATAGTTTGTATGATATTTCAGGTGTAGAATTTAATACAATGGCATGGGCTGAATATGGACTAAGCTATGCAACACTTCTCCATGAAACCGATGAAAATGCTATCAAAGGAGGGATTACACTGAAATTATTACAGGGAATTGGTGGAGGTTACGTTGAAAATGTGAGAGGTGATTTCAATGTGTTGAACGATGATGATATGTTATTTCGTCCATTGAGTTTAAATTATGGACGTACAAATTACAATACCTTTGACAACCCGAGTGGTTTAGATGACTTCATGAACGGGTATGGCTTTGCATGGGACCTTGGGTTTACCTATGAATGGCGCAGGGATCCTTCCCTCTATAAAATGGAAATGGATGGTGAAAAGTTGGTGGATATGGAGCAAAATAAGTATGATGTTAAATTGGGCATCTCCGTTCTGGATATTGGAAGTATTTTATACAACCGAAATGCAAATACTTTTAACCTGACCGCCGATAGTGCATTTTATCCGAATTGGGATACAGATGAGTTTGCTGATAACTGGGACTTTGACTATTCTATGTCGGAGATTTTTTATGGAGATAAACTTGCCTCCTTACGATCAAATCATTTCAGAATGAAACTTCCGGGTGCGCTCAGTATTCAGGCGGATTTCAGATTGAATGATAAATTTTTCATAAATACCACTGTTATTCAAAGCTTGCGCAATAAAGATAAAGGCGTTGATCGTCCGAGTGTCTATTCCATTACTCCTCGCTTTGAAACCCGATGGATGGAAGTAGCATTCCCTATTTCATTTATTGATTACGAGGCTAAAACACTCCGCACAGGATTGGCATTGTACCTCGGCGCTTTTTGGATTGGAAGTGATAAACTGGGATCGTTACTGGGATTTTCGGATGTATACGGTGCCGATATTTATGCCTCATTTAAGTACAGTATCCCCTGGTCAAATCCATTGGATAGAGATAAGGATAAAGTCTCTGATAGAAAAGATAAGTGTATCGATGTTCCGGGATTATTTAAATTTTCAGGTTGTCCTGATCGTGATGGAGATGATATTGAAGATAGCAGGGATACATGTCCCGATATTCCGGGGTTACCTGAATTTAATGGTTGTCCGGATCGCGACCATGATAAGATACAAGATCGCCTCGACGCCTGTCCTGATGATTCAGGTGCTGTAGAATTTAACGGTTGCCCCGACCGGGATAATGATAAAATTATCGACCTCCGTGACTCTTGCCCCGACTTACCGGGAATCGAGGAGTTTTCGGGCTGTCCAGACCGTGATGGAGATAAAATTATTGATCCCAAGGATGATTGTCCCGATCAACCCGGGTTACTCTTTTACAAGGGTTGCCCTGATACCGATGGAGATAGTATTCCAGACCCCATTGACCGCTGTCCGCTTGTTCCGGGAATTCGGTCACTCAATGGTTGTCCGGAAGAAGTGAAAGCAGCGAAGATGGAATCCGTTGCACCTGAACCGGCAACCTTGACTGCTGAAGAACAGGAGATCATCAATACCGTATTTAAGAACCTGCAGTTTGAAACAGGAAAAGCCATCATTAAGCCGGTTTCCTTTACTTCCATGGATGCGCTGGCTCAATTAATGAAAACAAAAACCGGGTTCAAGCTTATTATCGAAGGTCATACGGATAATGTAGGCGCCGCAGCCTATAATCTTAGCCTTAGCAAGAAGAGAGCAAAAGCAGCTAAAGACTATCTGGCAGGAAAAGGAGTGGAGGAAAGTCGCATTACTACTAACGGTTATGGATTAACTAAACCAATTTCTACAAATAAAACCCCGGAAGGAAGAGCCCAAAACCGCCGGGTGGTGTTTACGATAGTTCAGTAG
- a CDS encoding trimeric intracellular cation channel family protein, with protein MESQGLFLFIEVAAVIVSAVSGMIKAAEKKMDLVGTYSIALLVSFGGGTLRDILLNRRPFFWVENEVYLFIVLLMAIAFVYVPVVHKLAKVLYTRSNTIDAIGLGLFSIAGLFAALNMGMPLFSSSLMGVITGVAGGVFRDVVINEIPVIFRYTGGLYAVASFAGCWLCILLVVIFEAPFIGFISGTSMIVALRLLSIYWGLQLPRPLWVTDEDEK; from the coding sequence ATGGAAAGTCAAGGTTTGTTTTTATTTATTGAAGTAGCCGCTGTAATTGTGAGCGCTGTTTCAGGAATGATTAAAGCCGCTGAGAAAAAGATGGATCTGGTAGGTACTTATAGTATCGCTTTGCTGGTATCTTTTGGTGGTGGTACTTTGCGGGATATACTTCTTAACCGGAGACCCTTTTTTTGGGTGGAGAATGAAGTTTATTTATTCATCGTGCTGTTAATGGCCATCGCTTTTGTGTATGTTCCTGTAGTTCATAAACTGGCAAAAGTCCTTTATACCAGATCCAATACGATTGATGCAATAGGTCTTGGACTCTTTAGTATCGCAGGCTTGTTCGCGGCGTTGAATATGGGAATGCCCTTGTTTTCTTCTTCACTGATGGGTGTCATTACGGGTGTAGCAGGTGGAGTTTTCAGAGATGTTGTAATCAATGAAATACCTGTTATTTTCAGATACACGGGCGGACTTTATGCAGTTGCTTCTTTTGCCGGTTGCTGGTTATGTATTCTATTGGTCGTAATTTTTGAAGCGCCATTTATAGGATTTATCAGCGGGACTTCAATGATAGTCGCCTTGCGTCTGCTTTCCATTTACTGGGGACTGCAATTGCCCCGTCCATTATGGGTAACCGACGAAGATGAAAAGTGA
- a CDS encoding S9 family peptidase has translation MISTETKSLKHLVITTISALLVSTGVAQDRSLQLDEIWGSPKLYARIAGGFNTLPDGQHYSNAEEKEDGSYLLKYSLKSGKVIDTLIRPKDLISNGDTVEYSDYTFSNDASKILLKVKPEAIYRHSTREEYYVFERSSKKLKRITQNGKSMYGTFSPDGKQLAYVRDNNLYLYNLLSDKEIPVTVDGKKNQIINGATDWVYEEEFSMDIAFSWSPDGKKIAFYRFDESNVKEFNLTFYGELYPKEERYKYPKAGEENSKVEIVVYDIASGKKTEVFSTDNTWEYIPRMKWTKDPDVLSIQRTNRHQNILELAFYSVSSNTLQVIVKEENKSFIEITDDLTFLNDGKRFVWTSTRNGFNHIYLYGFDGKVVKQVTDGNFDVTKYYGFDEKTQSFFFQSAEKSPLERHLYAVNMKGKKSLLSPSTGTHTIEFTAGLNYYVDTYSSFGKPYTCSLNDNKGQFLRVLEENTETKKNLSGYRMGKIDTLSFRTDDGIQLYGWIIYPTDFNPAKKYPVLMHVYGGPGVQTVTDDWDGPNYLWHQLLAQRGYIIVSFDNRGTPGRGLEFANCIYKDMGNLEVQDQLSAFNFMKKKPFVDGDRIGVWGWSFGGYMTSLLLTKGAGAFKMGIAVAPVTTWRYYDSIYTERYLQTPQENPKGYDDNSPINFAKNLKGKFLLVHGSTDDNVHMQNTMDFTTALVKANKQFDLFIYPNKNHGIGGGTTRLNLYTKMTNFVLENL, from the coding sequence ATGATTAGTACTGAAACTAAAAGCCTGAAGCACTTAGTAATAACCACAATTTCGGCACTTTTAGTAAGTACCGGCGTAGCCCAGGACAGGTCCTTGCAATTGGATGAAATATGGGGTAGTCCTAAGCTTTATGCACGCATAGCCGGAGGTTTCAATACTTTGCCGGATGGCCAGCATTATTCAAATGCAGAAGAAAAAGAAGATGGATCTTACCTCTTAAAATATTCTTTAAAAAGCGGGAAAGTCATCGACACATTAATTCGTCCGAAGGACCTCATCAGCAATGGTGACACTGTTGAGTACAGTGACTACACTTTTAGCAACGATGCTTCTAAAATACTCCTTAAAGTAAAACCTGAAGCGATCTACCGTCACTCCACACGTGAAGAATATTATGTATTTGAGAGATCATCAAAGAAACTTAAACGTATCACACAAAATGGGAAATCCATGTATGGCACTTTTTCACCTGATGGCAAGCAACTCGCTTATGTCAGAGACAATAATCTTTACCTCTACAATTTGCTCAGTGACAAAGAAATTCCGGTTACCGTAGATGGTAAAAAAAATCAAATCATCAACGGGGCTACTGATTGGGTCTATGAGGAAGAGTTCAGTATGGACATCGCCTTTTCCTGGTCACCTGATGGAAAAAAAATTGCATTTTATCGATTTGATGAAAGCAATGTAAAAGAATTTAACCTGACTTTTTACGGAGAACTCTACCCAAAAGAGGAACGTTATAAATATCCAAAGGCCGGAGAGGAAAATTCGAAGGTGGAAATAGTGGTGTATGATATTGCATCCGGTAAGAAGACAGAAGTTTTCTCCACCGATAATACATGGGAATATATACCACGCATGAAGTGGACGAAAGATCCTGATGTACTCAGTATTCAAAGAACGAACAGGCATCAGAATATTCTCGAACTTGCCTTTTATTCCGTTTCCTCGAATACACTTCAGGTGATAGTAAAAGAAGAAAACAAATCCTTTATTGAAATTACAGACGACCTTACTTTTCTAAATGACGGAAAACGTTTCGTTTGGACTTCTACCCGGAATGGATTTAATCATATTTATCTCTATGGTTTTGATGGCAAAGTAGTAAAACAAGTAACGGACGGGAATTTTGATGTAACCAAATATTATGGCTTTGATGAAAAAACACAATCCTTCTTTTTCCAGAGTGCGGAAAAAAGTCCTTTAGAAAGACATCTTTATGCTGTTAATATGAAGGGAAAGAAATCGTTACTGAGCCCATCAACCGGTACTCATACAATAGAATTCACTGCAGGATTAAACTATTATGTGGATACTTACTCCTCTTTTGGTAAACCATACACCTGTTCTCTGAATGATAACAAAGGACAATTTCTACGTGTCTTAGAGGAAAACACAGAAACAAAAAAGAATCTTTCCGGTTACAGGATGGGTAAAATTGATACCTTAAGTTTCAGAACAGATGATGGTATACAGCTTTACGGATGGATCATCTACCCTACCGATTTTAATCCTGCAAAAAAATATCCGGTACTGATGCATGTCTATGGTGGTCCCGGCGTACAAACGGTTACTGATGACTGGGATGGTCCGAATTATCTATGGCATCAGCTGCTGGCACAGCGGGGCTACATCATCGTTAGTTTCGACAATAGAGGAACTCCGGGACGTGGATTGGAGTTCGCCAACTGTATTTATAAAGACATGGGCAATCTGGAAGTACAGGATCAGTTGAGTGCCTTTAATTTTATGAAGAAAAAGCCCTTTGTTGACGGAGATCGGATTGGAGTCTGGGGTTGGAGTTTCGGAGGATATATGACCTCCCTGCTTTTAACCAAAGGTGCAGGAGCATTCAAGATGGGAATAGCCGTAGCCCCCGTGACCACATGGCGCTACTATGACAGCATCTATACGGAACGATATCTGCAAACACCACAGGAAAATCCCAAAGGCTATGATGATAACTCGCCCATCAATTTTGCGAAGAATTTAAAGGGGAAGTTTTTACTGGTTCATGGGTCAACTGATGATAATGTACATATGCAAAACACCATGGATTTCACGACGGCGTTGGTCAAAGCCAATAAGCAATTTGATCTCTTCATCTATCCCAATAAAAATCATGGCATCGGTGGTGGGACAACCCGATTGAATCTCTATACCAAAATGACCAACTTTGTTCTGGAGAATCTTTAA
- a CDS encoding SdpI family protein: MNAYFLLSMIGALSFFSLGLKLKSGPEFMESWLAYRTHASLRNEDTWYEGNAYAGKWLMILASLILIILVFAELFATQNLNWLLSILFYSMLISLAIIYILTERHLRKVFFHDGKRRPKF, encoded by the coding sequence ATGAATGCATATTTTTTATTGAGCATGATTGGTGCTCTAAGTTTCTTTTCCTTAGGACTGAAACTAAAGAGTGGCCCTGAATTTATGGAGTCATGGCTGGCTTATAGGACCCATGCATCGCTTCGTAATGAAGATACCTGGTACGAGGGAAATGCGTACGCCGGGAAATGGTTGATGATTCTGGCCAGCTTAATTTTAATTATTCTTGTTTTTGCAGAGCTCTTCGCCACTCAAAATCTGAATTGGTTGTTGTCTATTCTCTTTTATTCTATGTTAATTTCACTTGCGATTATTTATATTCTGACAGAAAGACATTTGCGAAAAGTTTTTTTTCATGATGGGAAAAGAAGACCGAAGTTTTAA
- a CDS encoding M61 family metallopeptidase codes for MPVIGFSTTVKYELSFPEPQTHYVEVKMIMEDLNVSVLDLKMPVWAPGSYLVREFSKHVDSFHGRDRDGQELSSVKLNKNTWRIETNGKKNIVVSYKVYAFELSVRTSFIDEEHAYLNGTSIFMYNELLLSNPVTVKINPHSSWKKISVALERVKNSDNWQYKAAGYDELVDAPFEIGNHVTFSFFVAGIPHEVAMFGTGNYDSLQIKKDFTIIAEECSSVFGEHPCKQYLFIIHNLNAGGGGLEHANSTTLQTNRWSYGTSGSYTDFLSLVAHEYFHVWNVKRLRPTPLGPFDYSNENYTTMLWIAEGFTAYYDDLIIKRCGFISDTDYLKIIAGSMSYCMNIKGAAIQTLSESSLDAWIKYYRPYENSGNATVSYYTKGGVVGALLDMEIMKNTNGSKSLDDVMKEMYQLYYKKLNRPFTEPEFITVVNKVAGKDLSEFFKKYVHDTIPLPFEKSLAVMGLEIIDLNSTQSMAWTGATTTSTNGKMMVTAVERNSPAWKYGINVNDEILAMDKFRVGEDLSKLLSLKRPGETVTFTVSRNGSLKEIQLVLEKSSSTKYAIEKSPSQQEAEKMMYKKWLKM; via the coding sequence ATGCCTGTGATCGGTTTTTCAACAACAGTAAAATATGAATTATCCTTTCCTGAACCACAAACGCATTATGTGGAAGTGAAGATGATTATGGAAGACCTTAATGTATCCGTTCTTGATCTGAAAATGCCGGTATGGGCACCGGGCTCTTATTTGGTAAGAGAGTTTTCAAAACACGTGGATTCCTTCCATGGAAGAGATAGAGATGGTCAGGAGCTCTCTTCAGTCAAATTAAATAAAAATACCTGGCGAATAGAAACCAATGGTAAAAAGAATATCGTTGTATCGTATAAAGTATATGCATTTGAGCTGAGTGTGAGAACAAGTTTTATTGATGAAGAACATGCTTACCTGAATGGAACCAGTATTTTTATGTACAATGAATTATTGCTCTCTAATCCGGTTACTGTTAAAATTAATCCACATTCCTCCTGGAAGAAGATTTCAGTGGCACTCGAAAGAGTAAAAAATTCGGATAACTGGCAGTATAAGGCTGCCGGTTATGATGAGTTGGTGGATGCTCCTTTTGAAATCGGAAATCATGTTACATTTTCATTTTTTGTTGCGGGTATCCCACATGAAGTGGCGATGTTTGGTACTGGAAATTATGATTCACTTCAAATAAAAAAGGATTTTACGATTATTGCCGAAGAGTGCTCTTCTGTATTTGGGGAGCATCCCTGCAAACAGTATTTATTTATTATTCATAATCTGAATGCAGGTGGCGGAGGATTAGAACATGCGAATTCGACCACACTCCAGACGAACCGTTGGTCCTATGGAACATCGGGTAGCTATACGGATTTTCTTAGTCTGGTGGCTCATGAGTATTTTCATGTCTGGAATGTGAAGCGATTACGTCCCACCCCACTTGGCCCATTTGATTATAGCAATGAGAATTATACTACTATGCTTTGGATAGCAGAAGGGTTTACTGCCTACTATGATGATTTGATAATAAAACGATGTGGGTTTATTTCGGATACCGATTATCTTAAAATTATTGCGGGCAGTATGTCTTATTGCATGAATATAAAAGGTGCCGCGATTCAAACTTTATCTGAATCCAGTCTTGACGCGTGGATAAAGTACTATCGTCCCTATGAAAACTCGGGCAATGCCACCGTTTCCTATTATACGAAGGGAGGTGTTGTAGGAGCTTTACTGGATATGGAGATAATGAAAAATACCAATGGCTCAAAATCATTGGATGATGTCATGAAGGAAATGTATCAGCTATATTATAAGAAGTTGAACAGGCCATTTACAGAACCTGAGTTTATCACTGTGGTGAATAAAGTGGCAGGAAAGGACCTTAGTGAATTTTTTAAGAAATACGTTCATGATACAATTCCTTTACCTTTCGAAAAGTCTTTGGCAGTGATGGGTCTTGAAATAATTGATTTGAATTCAACACAGTCAATGGCATGGACAGGCGCCACTACCACTTCCACTAATGGTAAAATGATGGTTACGGCAGTGGAAAGAAATTCTCCTGCCTGGAAGTACGGCATTAATGTAAATGATGAAATCCTGGCAATGGATAAGTTTAGAGTGGGGGAGGATTTGTCGAAATTATTGTCTTTAAAGAGGCCGGGGGAGACGGTGACATTTACGGTGTCCAGAAACGGAAGTCTAAAGGAAATACAACTAGTCCTGGAAAAATCTTCTTCAACAAAATATGCTATTGAAAAATCACCATCTCAGCAGGAAGCTGAAAAGATGATGTATAAGAAGTGGTTGAAGATGTAG
- a CDS encoding OmpA family protein: MPKAIIFAKNLRYTLVLKKIGFILISILLLAAPMSMAQQKSLCPPTTSKKAEKYFEDAREARKNKKTFSVVKEYCEKALAEDSVYADALKLLGDFAWQSRQDKAMAIAYERLLTHCPDASSDAHYRLANYLYEQKEYEKSIIYFQSFLDFNKVKEENAKDASQKITRAKLMMKPVPFKPVPLANISSADPEYLAIISPDQDFCFFTRRFEEQKRGSLFPASVEKFMISKKIESSFEKGEPMPFPFNKAGSNNEGGASITIDNKHLFFTVNKNGNFDIYTSDENKGIWSEPRSVGAGVNHPDRWESQPCISPDGKTLYFVSIRDSLNPTSDIYFSKRAEDGNWGAMKSIGSNINTPGSEKTPFIHPDNKTLYFSSDNLPGMGGYDIFMCRLNADGSWGTPVNLGYPINTEADELGFFVSTDGKKGYFSSNSLKGVGGYDIYEFELYNDIKPDRVLFIKGELKDENNVIQKLASIELKNVNTKQNAEVAFDSTTGKYASVVLFDEDYILTIKKQGYAYNSAYFSSKDSTRPEPVKVDMKLSKTKTGSAYRLNNILFDTESSSLTEQDKIILSDFAEYLRENPGLKVAVHGHTDNLGDPSKNLQLSEDRARSVCNFLIQAGVAKERLSSKGFGETKPIEVNSNADGRAKNRRTEFVVVSQ; encoded by the coding sequence TTGCCAAAAGCCATCATATTTGCAAAGAATCTGCGTTATACTCTCGTATTGAAAAAGATCGGCTTCATTTTAATATCTATACTACTACTCGCTGCACCCATGAGTATGGCGCAGCAAAAATCACTTTGTCCACCCACCACCTCTAAAAAGGCAGAGAAATATTTTGAGGATGCCAGGGAAGCAAGAAAAAATAAAAAAACATTCAGTGTTGTTAAAGAATATTGCGAAAAAGCCCTTGCCGAAGATTCTGTCTATGCGGATGCTTTAAAATTATTGGGCGATTTTGCATGGCAATCACGGCAAGATAAAGCGATGGCAATAGCTTACGAAAGGTTACTTACACATTGCCCGGATGCCTCATCGGATGCGCATTACCGCCTTGCTAATTACCTCTATGAGCAAAAGGAATATGAAAAGTCTATCATCTATTTTCAATCCTTCCTTGACTTCAATAAAGTAAAAGAAGAAAATGCAAAGGATGCTTCTCAAAAAATTACGAGAGCAAAACTCATGATGAAGCCGGTTCCTTTTAAGCCTGTTCCATTGGCTAATATTTCCAGCGCAGATCCCGAATATCTCGCAATTATTTCACCGGATCAGGATTTTTGTTTCTTCACCAGGAGATTTGAAGAGCAAAAAAGAGGATCACTCTTTCCTGCAAGTGTGGAAAAATTTATGATCAGCAAAAAAATCGAATCGTCATTTGAAAAAGGCGAACCCATGCCCTTTCCATTCAATAAAGCAGGTTCCAACAATGAAGGTGGGGCGAGTATCACGATCGATAACAAACATCTTTTTTTCACCGTAAATAAAAATGGGAATTTTGACATCTACACGAGCGATGAAAACAAGGGAATCTGGTCTGAGCCCAGAAGTGTTGGTGCAGGGGTAAATCATCCCGACAGATGGGAAAGTCAACCTTGTATCTCACCGGATGGTAAAACACTTTACTTCGTGAGCATACGGGATTCATTAAACCCTACATCCGACATCTACTTTAGCAAAAGAGCTGAAGATGGGAACTGGGGAGCCATGAAATCCATTGGTAGCAATATCAATACTCCCGGAAGTGAAAAGACGCCCTTCATTCACCCGGACAATAAAACGCTATACTTCAGCAGCGATAATCTTCCAGGAATGGGAGGATATGATATTTTTATGTGCAGGCTCAATGCTGATGGCAGTTGGGGAACTCCGGTTAATCTGGGTTATCCTATCAACACGGAGGCGGACGAGTTAGGATTCTTTGTCAGTACGGATGGAAAGAAGGGGTATTTCTCGAGCAATAGTCTGAAAGGAGTTGGCGGGTATGATATTTATGAATTTGAATTATATAATGACATCAAACCTGATCGGGTATTGTTCATCAAAGGTGAATTAAAGGACGAAAACAATGTCATTCAAAAATTGGCAAGCATTGAACTAAAAAACGTCAATACCAAGCAAAATGCTGAAGTAGCTTTCGACAGCACCACCGGGAAATATGCCTCTGTAGTACTTTTTGATGAAGACTATATCCTCACTATTAAAAAGCAGGGGTATGCTTACAATTCCGCTTATTTCTCCTCTAAAGACAGTACTCGTCCCGAGCCCGTAAAAGTGGATATGAAGCTCAGTAAAACAAAAACGGGTTCTGCATACAGACTGAACAACATACTTTTTGATACCGAATCCTCTTCTCTTACCGAACAGGATAAAATCATCCTCTCTGATTTTGCCGAATATCTCCGGGAAAATCCGGGGCTCAAAGTAGCTGTACACGGACATACTGATAATTTGGGTGACCCTTCAAAAAATCTTCAACTCTCTGAAGATAGGGCCAGATCGGTTTGTAATTTTTTAATTCAAGCCGGTGTTGCAAAAGAGCGTCTCAGTTCAAAAGGATTTGGAGAAACAAAACCGATTGAAGTGAATAGTAATGCCGATGGACGTGCGAAAAACAGAAGAACTGAATTTGTTGTTGTGTCACAATAG